Within Populus trichocarpa isolate Nisqually-1 chromosome 6, P.trichocarpa_v4.1, whole genome shotgun sequence, the genomic segment aagtttttttttttttttttttatatatatatataattttaattttgattataaacCAAGACAAGGGAGCGGAAACGAAACCTAACGACATAGAAGCCCGCAAATGGCTTCTTCGTCTCGTCTCCCCCCCCCAAAAGTACCGATGGAGCTTCACGCCAAGAACCGTGAAAAGCTGTTAAAATCCCTCCGTCAACATCTCACCGAAACCTCTCGTCCTCTGCACGGCTTCGTCTTTCTTCAGGTATCTATCTATTTATCTATGCATGTATGTattgttgattgattgatgatatctattattgttattattttttattttatgaatgaaTTTAACAGGGAGGCGAGGAAAAAACTCGCTACTGCACTGATCACATCGAACTCTTCAGGTAATTTCTTTGCACTTGTAAGCTGTAATGGCGGCGATTTGCTCCGCTTTTCAATTTTACTAGAAACAAAATGTATATTTTGATGTGTAGGCAGGAGAGTTATTTCGCTTATCTGTTTGGAGTAAAAGAGCCTGGTTTCTATGGCGCTATTGTAAGCTCCtggcttttcctttttttatccccttcttctttcaatggaaaattgccatggttagttttattatttttcttgtccgGAATGAAAATGGATTGCGGTTCATACTTATTATTCTGTAAAGTTtacttaaaacaaattatgctaTTGTTTAATTTCTTAGATCACTGTATTGTACTATCAAGGATACATGCTTCCAGTCTATAGTGGACCAGTGGATCGTTTTatgaacattttcttttcttatttcatctGGGCATCTGCTGGCATGTTAGTTTGCTTACACCTTTCATTCAAACAATTAACAAATCTGTGTTACTTTGCCTGGACATGGTAGTTTGAACCttcatttcttgttttaaaactgAATGCTTTCTATTGTTTGTGTCACTTCAACAATCATTATAATTTTCACGGCCTTTTGTTTGTGGTTTTGATTGTCATTTATGCTGTCCTCAAGGACATTGCAACAGGGAAATCTATTCTATTTGCTCCAAGATTACCGGCTGATTATGCGGTTTGGTTAGGAGAAATAAAGCCATCATCTTGCTTTCAGGTATCCTTCCTTCAATGCTTCTTGGTTTGATGCACGTCAATGTACTATGTATGTTTatccactcttttttttttttgcagcaaCAATACATGGTTAGCATGGTCTATTACACAGATGAGATTGTAGGAGTTTTACATGAGCTCAGCAATGTATTGGAAAAACCTTTGCTTTTTCTCTTGCACGGACTTAACACTGACAGTAATAACTTCTCAAAACCAGCAGAGTTTGAGGTCTTACATTCTAATCCTCTGGCCCTTACCATTTCACATGCTTACCTGATATAGAGCTACAACATCTgcaatcatgaaataaatatcaacattcttttccttttctttaattcTCTTTTCAGGGGATAGAAAAGTTTGAGAAGGATTTGACTACATTGCATCCCATTTTGACTGAATGCCGTGTTTTAAAGTCAGATATGGAGCTAGCACTTATTCAGTTTGCCAATGACATAAGCTCTGAAGCTCATGTTGAGGTAGCTATTTGTGGAAACTTCTCACTGACTGGATTTTCTTGCAAGAATTTAAACTATAGTTTTCGTTTAGGTATTACTCTTCACATAAACTTATATAAATGGGTTACAATTTTATATATGCAGCTGCTGCGCCATTGTTGGGAATTTCTTATCATCTGTTGCTTATTTTTGCAATTGGGATTGTTGACTCATGAATGAAAACTACCATGCAACATGAGTCTTTCATTTTCATGCATCTCCATCTCGAGTTACATGTGAAAGACATCATTTTGAATGATGATTAGTTTATCATTGATGTTAtttgttcattaatttttttttatcaacactTCAAATTATATATCATGGTTTACTGTCATACTAAAGAATTGCAGTTTTGACTAGGTTATGAGAAAAACTAGAGTTGGCATGGAAGAGTATCAATTGGAAAGCATATTTCTTCATCACACCTACATGTATGGCGGGTGTAGGCATTGTTCATACACATGTATATGTGCTACTGGAGAAAATAGGTGAGGTTCTTGATGATTGTTATTCTGCATGGATTAGTTTTTGTGTAAACTAACTGCAAAACTGAAATATTAGGTCCATTAATTGAAAATCTCAAAAATAGATAGGTAACCCATTTTGAAAGCAATCTAGAGTGGATCAATAAAAGGTGGAAAGCAATATTTAGAACATATATGGTACAGGCCATGTAGCTTTCATGGCCAATGGGGTAGGGCTGTGAAGGGGTTTAAAAGACTAAATTTATGTGTGCCTGAGCTTCATCAAGTCACTTTGTTGGTTGGAGCTTGGTTCAGGAGTTTTGGTGTTTCACATCCTCGAAAACAGAAAACACATACATATGTAGAGTGTGTATGTAAGTTGCTTTTGCATTGAAGTTAAAACACGAAGGTGAATTTGTTACAAGAGTAATTTTCACAAGGTAAAGCTCATGTTTTAAGTGTGCTTGGTTGTATTAGCTAATTAAGGGTGAATTGTTAGTGGTATTAGTTCCCTCTCTTTCTTGTTAATAATCAATATAAACATACCCATGGTTGAATAAGAACAGGAACCATTTTATTAGGacatgccttttctttttctatttcttattGATGTGGGATTCCATATCTTTGTTTCATCCTCAAAATAAATTGACATGGTTTGAACCaatgaaataaatgatattGAATGATTTCCTATTCTGTGTGATGAATGTTAATTGGTTTAAGGTCTTGTCCTCATTCATTATGTTTGAGTCAAACTGAAGTACATAACAATGTGCTGAGCCAAGTCCATCTCAAGGTCGTCTCCATTCTTATGACAAGCTTGAGAATCAGACTTCAGTTTAAGTTGTCTCTCAAAGACAATAGTACCCTGCTAATTATATCATTGATTGGATTTTGCAAGTGCACTTGAAAGAAATTGTCTCCTGACCAGTTCACTAGCAGATAGGATTGGAGGCTAAGATTGTCATTATttctaattcaaaatatttggaAAGGACAAGGAATACTGCATCCTCTTTTGTGAAGTTCTGATTCATGCTGTCGTTGATATATAGTTGTTTTGAAAAATCTATAGTTACATGGATGCATTGAAGTAGAACTTTGCATACGTATTTCCAAGAGGAGCTAACAGCCTTAATGTTTCATTGTACAGTGCTGTTCTTCACTATGGGCATGCAGCTGCTCCTAATGACAGGGTAATTTTTATAGATTTgtctttaatgttttgttttatttttttgtttttataatttacttgAATCTATCTCAGCTTCTCCTAACTTATTTCCAAACAATAATTGTTATGATATGTGCTTCATACTTGAATCACATTGTTTTCTCCTACTAGATGATTAAAGTAATAATACATAAGAGACTTTTTAGCAATGATTTAGATTATATTTAtctacttttttaatttaaatgataaCTTATAAATCATTTAGTTTTCTAATTCatttcttaaattatattttttttgcttatatatAGAACGAAAAATACTTAGgcctcgtttgtttgctggaaagtagtttccttttggaaagtgaattccgggaaagtgaattattttctgatgtttggtagtgtaatgtaaaataagttggaaaacactttccaatgtttggttatgttatggaaaatgagctggaaaataacttattaatgttttatttttctcaagtttattaaaataatgaggaacaaatcttacaaattaaaaagttgaatgagaatgaaattgaaaaaaaatataatttcataaattatctcaaataaaataaataataatcaaaataatagaaatcaaatctaaaaaaaaaaaatgaaagatgaagaaattaaaataataataattaacatttcataaattatttcaaataaaataagtaacaatcaaaagaatgaggatcaaatttgatagataaaaaatttcaataaaaaaatgataagggaaaaacaaataacaattataaaaatgaggaccagagttaatataaaaattaaattttaagagatgaaattgaaaaataaatattcaaaacaaaatatatatagcaatcaaaagtatgaggaccaaatttgatataatcagcaaataatatgacatttctaaatttttcacaacttctggaaagtgttttccgtccaaattttccaggaaaacactttcctggaaaccaagctaaattttcctttgactggaaagtgttttccgttaaccaactttcctaatgacaaacaaacacaggaaagtttggaaagtggttttccggaaaccactttccgggaaacaaacatagccttaaCTTTTTCCTATGTCAACGAACATAAAGGCTTTCAAGTATGATGTAAaattcttgtaattttgttggtaataATAGTTAGAATGTTTAGAAAATAATCTATCTTAATGCttactaaaattattttcattatttttttcattatcatcgGATGCTataatatgtttaaaaatttaCATTTAATGTCAGCAAATttcatgttgtaattttttatggtaagaaaatgatgttttattaaatctaagtattctttaaaatctataatataattcaatttttaatattctttggtatatttgattcaaatataagattctaaataattttttttatcaaaaatttaatatttgatcacctataatcttttctttctaaaaatattttatacttgtattatatatagtagaaggtttttttttccttaaaatcaTGATATATAGTTATAAAGTTTTGTTCATAATAatgttcaaaaataataattttcaatggtcttagatataataaataatctcaaattatactaaaattagttcatttttctttccattattAGTATAGACTATACATACAATCTTGATAGCTTATGTGTGTTGAGTTTGAATAATGAAAAGAACCTAATTCaaccttttaatattttgttataaattttaatttaaatagataattacatttaaatatgttttgttataaattatcatttaaataatctaaaagaTGACCTAATATGAGTGAaggaaacaatttaaaattcatggtcaacctttataattttatagaaacatggtaaaagaaattgtttttttactcttttgttTAGGTAACAAGGCAATATAATATTCTCTCTATGCTAATTTTGTAAAGTTACtttctataataatttaattcctttgaattttagaattataaatgttaatcttcttaaattgaaataaaaagtaaatatataattatgtacTTTTATCTCAATAACACaacttttttaacatttttttattagatattgctatatttttttcttaatgagtatgatattatattttttgcttgaataaaaaaggttttCCTTCACATGTACATTTAATAATTACTATAGAACTAGTTTGTATGCTTGCGCATAGTGCAGGGaccaaaattttattgaatgcaaaaaaaaagtataggTCTCAAGTAATTGTTTGGCACAACTATTAAACCTGAAAGTACaatctttttggtttttctttttatcaatcaatattttttttttttattaaagtgtCTTTTTTTGGTCTGAGGGAACACAAGTTTTTTAACTGGAATCATTGTTTGTTAGAAAGGAATCATTGTTtgttagaaaacaaatattttatgattgttaaagtaatttaacaaaaatatcaaaatagtatatccatattttgtgtaattgaaatctaaaaacatcataaacgtgataaaattatgttaaaaatcattttaaagattttaagactaaaaaaaatatttgaattgacTTTCATGAgcaatttattattactattataattttatatcacacctaataattgaattttttttaaaaattcaaataaaattttataatagtatttaagaATCATGTCATACCTGAAAAGTAAGTGAATCTGGTAATTTTTTTGGAGTTCCATAAAAAGCCAAGCACACTTAGGTCACTAGCAGGGCAGGTGTGCATGGGCTTGGAGGCTAAACCCGTGTGCATGACCCTGTGTTATTTTTATCGTTCaccctttttattcttttttaaaaaataacggtCAGACAACATGTTAACTATTTGAACATAATGCTGCCAGCAGGATTCAAACCTACAACCTTGTGGTTCCATTTTTGCGTGCTACCAACTGAGTTACGAAGAGCAATTACtatcaaatgattaaaaaatatgaacagtAAAGCACCATAAAAAACcctgtttttttagattgtttatgTAATTTCTGtaatttaatcaatatttttctctcataaccatttgaattgataatttataatagtaatCAATTCATTATagttcaaacaaaaaaagttcattgcattttctttgttaaattttgtttatgagaaaaagaaaaaaaagattagcaatcaattataaattatcTTATAGTTATTGTAGTTAGCTTATCATAATTGTAAAAGAGCTTTTTGTCAAAAACTCAATGATTCATAATATGAGAAAACCTACCACTTGGATATGGAGATCCTCTATAATTCCCATTTAAccaattaaagttaattttatatcaatcaaTTATAATATCCATTTATGGGTATTATAGAATACAACTAAAGCAATTAAGGTTAATTGTAACATTATTATAGCTAGGAGGATCCTTCAATATGTGGAGTATCTTGGTATCCTTCAAGCTAGTTCTAACTTCTCTAGTATAGGCTTAGATTaacttaacaaaaagaaaaaaaatgattggctTCTACGTACATGCATAAATTTACACATCTCAATCAATAATAGCCaatcaaactaatttttagGCCATGCTCCaattactaaccattcatattttattgatttgcattataaaaatatagatatggtaaaagaaatgattttgtttttaatcttcatTATAAACAATATAGTAATACTACAACCTTTctatttgctattttttttttctgaagttactttatataaaaaattaatttgttcgagttctaaaattataaaagtcaatcatcttcttttaaaaattgtaaCTAAAATGGAAATATATAATTATGCACTTCTTAATCAATAGTAGAaggtcaataattttttattagatatggCCATAGATTTTACTTAAGTAGCATTATGTCATTCTGTTCTTCCGTATGAATgtcttttattttactaaaaaaagtattttactaatacataaaattattaatttttggtCATCAACACATGATATTATTAACGAGTAGAGCATTTCTATAattcaatcaatattttttactctttaaGCATACATCATCACATAAAATGGTCTATCAATCAATTTATGAATACAATGTAACTTCTTAACCAAGTGCTATGAATACttgtacaatatatatatatatatatatatatatatatatatatatatatatatatatatataactgagAAAAAAGAATTCAGCTTCTAGTTTTGCACATAAATTTACATTTTTCACTCAATAATAgccaatcaaaattaattttatgattcatGCACCAATTACTAGCcaatcatgttattttattaatgggcattagaaaaatataaatgtggTAAAAGAAACAATTGTTCCTTTTAATCTTCGGTTTATAGAATATGATAGTATTATATACTTTCTTGATGCTAATTTTTATGAAGTTActgtatataaaaatttaatttgtttgaattataaaattctgAAAGTTAGTCTTCCTTACAATAATCATAACTAGAATGCAAATATACAATTATGCTCTTCTATCTCAATAACAcaacttttaagttttttttattagatatggCCATAGTGTGGACTTTGTTAGCAGGATGTTACATTTTACCACATGCATGCCTTTAATTCTTCTCTAGAAAAGATTTTACTATCATATGCacatacattattattattattattattatacatagaATTATTAATGATTACAGAATTTCTCTAATTCAATCAATATTCTCTTCAAGCATACATCATCATTGATAGGAAGATCCTCAATTTATGTATACCTAGCCTAATGCCTACTCATTAGGTGGTTTAAACATAGTTcatgtaatttatattatttttttagggtatTGGAGACTCATAATTGTCAAATTACAATTTTGTGCCTCTATCCCACGCCCATCTTGGCTCAAAATTTAAGCACTAAAGcacattgttttcatttttaatggTCAAGTCATTGATGTTTGGGAGGTAATATgatgaaaaattagaaaataaccTCAATCATACATGTTCACTTTAAGTAGGATTACAAGTTTGTGCACAATTTTTGTGGCCATGTTATTGTAAACTTGTTTGGtgccaaatatatttttctagcgTATATAGTGGTCTTGGCTTTGGCCATAATTTGAtttgccaataaaaaaagaaaaaaaaaaatcatgtaaaggAAAACTGGTGGGATATTCAgatgagaggagagaaaaaaattgaacaatgaTTGTGTGAGTAGCtaatatgaaaaattgaaataacgTGGAGAAAAAGAATTGAGAgaggaaaaattgaaaaaattgaggaatttgCATCTATTGATGCAAAGAAGAAATTTAaatagtatattaattaaaaatagaaaaagaaagaaaatgatatgatagtaaaatattcatcttttttctttccttccaatTCTGTTGCTAAAATACAAACGTT encodes:
- the LOC7484667 gene encoding uncharacterized protein LOC7484667 gives rise to the protein MASSSRLPPPKVPMELHAKNREKLLKSLRQHLTETSRPLHGFVFLQGGEEKTRYCTDHIELFRQESYFAYLFGVKEPGFYGAIDIATGKSILFAPRLPADYAVWLGEIKPSSCFQQQYMVSMVYYTDEIVGVLHELSNVLEKPLLFLLHGLNTDSNNFSKPAEFEGIEKFEKDLTTLHPILTECRVLKSDMELALIQFANDISSEAHVEVMRKTRVGMEEYQLESIFLHHTYMYGGCRHCSYTCICATGENSAVLHYGHAAAPNDRTLQDGDMALFDMGAEYQFYGSDITCSFPVNGKFTSDQSLIYNAVLDAHNAVISAMKPGVSWVDMHKLAEQVILESLKNGCIIVGNVDDMMIERLGAVFMPHGLGHFLGIDTHDPGGYLKGLEKLKGPGLKALRTIRELQEGMVITVEPGCYFIDALLAPAMESSNTAKFFDREAISRFKGFGGVRIESDVHVTAGGCQNMTKCPRQISEIEAVMAGSPWPLN